ttaataattattacactttcttattaagaaattgtaaataatacgttttaaagTGTAACAGTGCATGATGGCAAACTTAAAGTCAGACCTGGATCAATATCTACTTAAAAACGAAAGCCGTCGAAGTTACAAAATTAGTTTACCATTCTCAACTCCTAGTTTCTTCTCACGAAGCAATGACGAATCTCCCACAAGTACCAGCTCAACCGGAACTTGGTTCGAAAACGtacaaaaagaatattttacccTAGTAAGTACCAAATTGTTTACCTAAATGCAATGATTTGgttttgaatgtttttaaattatcattaattttttcattGCAGACTCGAACACAACGGTTTCTTGGTTTCGGTATATGTTTATTCTTGGGTATACTATGCTTTACGTTATCATTCTTTTATATACCACTTCTGCTACTGCAAGCCAGAAAATTTGCCCTTTTATTCTCTTTGGGCAGTCTCTTCTTTATAATGAGGTAAGTTAATTGATACTTAAACTAGTGTTAACTGTGAGAACAACTTAGCAATATATagctttatttacatattatattatgaacatacatattataatataacaatattgtgTTCCTGTACGTAAGATATAAATTGTGTCATTACCAGAATGAGCAATAACAAATAAGATGgcctgttttttattataaaataggcGGATATGagtcacctaatggtaagtggtcaccataacCCATAGACATTTAGGGGCTTTAAAaataccaaccttgggaacttcgaggttatattccttgtgactgtagttacccTGGTCTTTTAGTCTATGGTCAATGAAAAGTTGTcacttacttttaaattatcaatttatatatctaggCAGATATATTATAAGTCCTTTTAACTAATTTTGATCATGGCAGCTGATCTCAACACAGACTAGCTAGCTAACTACGTAGAATATTAGAATACACAGTTGTTGTAATCTGATCTCTGATCTGAATCTATCTGACGTGACTGTTAACggttcagttttattattatatttaaagtgataaaccaaatgacatttattaattcaacTTTAGGAGTTAGTATCCAACTCAAGTCCTGCAAGcttataaactatttactaaACCAATAACTTAGAATCACATGATAAGcttggtataaaataaatatgctagTTTATAATCTCAGCATTTTCATCTGTACAGTTATTGAACTCATTAACAATATAActgataatgtaattatatgtacaatgtacatatatacttaaataaattattactttgattACAAAGCTATTAGCGTTAATTTATATTCTGATTATGCTGAAGCTAGGTTTAaactaatgataaatatataatgatagtgtaattaattacttactaaTGTTATTGTCTGTTTTCAGTTTCAGTTTTCTCTATGGTCCTTGGGCCCATGTGAAGTCTCTATTCTCAAAGGAAAGGGCTTTGACAACATCTCTCTATGGTTTTACATTAATAGCCACATTATACTGTGCACTACATCTACAGAGCACTCCATTGACAGTAATTTTTGCAGTTGCCCAAGTCCTCGCCCTAATGTGGATGATGCTAGGCTCTATACCCGGTGGCTCATCAGGAATGAGGTTCTTCGGTAGCATGTTTAAATCATCTGTGTCAAACACCTTGCCCAtttaacagataattaaatGCATTTGACTGCAAATATTATCTAAGTATaggttaaatttgtaatttaaaattgtatccaATGGGTTTTTcagttacaattaaattaattgaaatacaattgccttattatatataagatttcttagattttttaccagtaatatatataatataataacaagtaACCTTTTTTTATGTGTTATCTTTTGAATAGTTTTCATACTTTAAATGtccctattttatttaaaactcaattacaagtattattattaaatttgactaataacttataattttgaaaaacttattttattttgtgtaatataatccTATATTAGGttcatttcaaattttgtattagaaaattaaaataatctatttaatttatacacagaaccattttgttattttaatctacaatggatttttatttatataaaaatggagTTTATTGCTAGCATGTCtttggtattttaattattctgtcTAATTCATATTTTGTAGCTTTGACtggtattcattatttttcaaaatacaaaaaGGGGCcttaaataaaatctcataGATGTGttcattgttattgtttaaatgcATTTGTAATTCTAAACTTATACATATCATAAAATGTAAACAGaagcacaaataaataatacataaattaagatacttaataaatttataagtttattttctaaACTGTGCttatgattgtatttatttaactactttATGAATTGGGACTGGCATATATGTTTTTGAGTGTGTGGGATGTAGGAATGAAAGATTTAATTAAgaatactttgtaaataaactttaaaagtaTGATGATcttttatttcacataaaacTGTAGCTTTCCCGTGAACATACCTTTAACAATAGGTACTATTTTATTAACCTTAAATCACAGTTCGAACAAACAAAAGaaacaattgtatatttaaatgttgttattgATCATATTCACAATCACATTTGACGGATCGTTAATCCGATTGAGATACACATTACGTACAGATACGTGAAGGTTTCTAACTTAAACCCAaaagtacaaataaacaaagaacAGCAGCGTATGTCTCAtcagtttacaaaaaaaatttaagacagCTTTTGACCGCACGTCGGACATTTGCCTTTTAATAGATATTAGATTGGTtgtgcatattatatattatcaatacatagGTAcactaaatatcaattaaaaaaacatttaaaaagtaatcattACCTATCTTATTTTAGTTCAACCTAACAAAATATAACCATAAATTGCTCATTAATAATTCCTAACAATAAGAGgagttattttaacaaattgcttgttaattatgttaataaaaaagctacaaaattttaattattttcagatgAAGCACTGACCTGCAACGTTTGTGACCGATCATTCCCGAGTCGACGTCAGCTCAGTGACCACCAGCAGAAGAAAAGACATTTTgggtaaaaaacattttttaaaataacaaatgaaataattctgaaatataatacaataaatatcaaGTCAAGCGAGTTAAGGCCACAAAAAAGCATTCAAACATGAACTCAATTTCACTGAGGCGTTAAAGCAATACAAGCAAATACACTTTCACATATTATAATACGAGTAAGAATAGGAAGTACAAactatatagtttaaattagtTGCATGTTATTCCCAACTATTACGTGCAAAATGAACgaacataaaacttttaaattgtttacagACATCTATAGCTCACTAGTAAACATTAATGTAATAcaaattgaacattttatgttatataaagatTCAGATTATATTGAGATGGAGTGTATTTAGataccttttaaatttttagtaatttaaataaatgtatgggTATGTTTAGACCATAAGAATTTcgttattagttatttaatttgaagcGTCTTACATAATTAACCGTCCTGTTACAGCTGCAGCTCCTGCGATAGTCTGTTCCCGTCGCTGATGGCGCTCGAGCACCACAAGGAGGAGTTTCAGCACTGGAGCGACTCCTCTTACTGCTCGCACAGCGATTCTGACGAGAGCGACGAATGTCATGAAGACAGGCATCGATTACTATAATGCCACCATCTCATTATTGCCGGGGACAAACCAGCCAAGCTGGGCACTTTTGTTTAGTAACCTCTAGATTGTAGGCGTGATGCAAATACAGATAACAACTCGATCATTTATCATgttaaaatgtatctatatcaactatatataaattgtatctcTAAATTACTTTGTAAGGTTCATCTCAATAGAAACAATgcaatgaaatatgaaaaattccAGTAAAACTTcttgtaaagaaaattaattttttggtaaaattttggattaattgtttgtttgtgttaaagtgttatatttaaaagttgacTATCTGCCATTCCCAatacaaataatgaattttatactAAGTGTATAATATCTTGTATGATTTGCAgaatacagaaaaaatatactttgactCGAGagtagtattttataatgattaaatacaattaattatgtaatataataccttaactaaaatttatttgaagtcCGTAAAATCATTCATAacgt
Above is a genomic segment from Vanessa tameamea isolate UH-Manoa-2023 chromosome 12, ilVanTame1 primary haplotype, whole genome shotgun sequence containing:
- the LOC113402338 gene encoding uncharacterized protein LOC113402338, with the protein product MMANLKSDLDQYLLKNESRRSYKISLPFSTPSFFSRSNDESPTSTSSTGTWFENVQKEYFTLTRTQRFLGFGICLFLGILCFTLSFFYIPLLLLQARKFALLFSLGSLFFIMSFSFLYGPWAHVKSLFSKERALTTSLYGFTLIATLYCALHLQSTPLTVIFAVAQVLALMWMMLGSIPGGSSGMRFFGSMFKSSVSNTLPI